A single window of Dermacentor albipictus isolate Rhodes 1998 colony chromosome 1, USDA_Dalb.pri_finalv2, whole genome shotgun sequence DNA harbors:
- the LOC139054622 gene encoding mediator of RNA polymerase II transcription subunit 12-like — translation MMLTVTSFHVVVVVVVFAGPLEAGKWVVWTAASSTSLGGQAASLFPRRSTSPIARTQVRRMLQGPPAVHQQQPRLWCRVLQLLLGQVALHSNRLPSSSHPSSRPPSQLHESRKHPPHRQSKQQDLEGAVHMATAEYVRQGQSAEARAQEEARFRRQMLEQNQRHHEAHMDILRQQHSVHMEVLRQQHAVHMEGLQQLREVVGSMRDVQQQRLAVERRAQETHQRILQLLLAALAHGGSQVPPPSQDPHM, via the exons ATGATGCTGACAGTAACGTCGTTTCACgtagttgttgtcgttgttgtgttTGCAGGGCCACTGGAGGCGGGAAAGTGGGTGGTGTGGACGGCCGCGTCCTCGACATCCTTGGGAGGACAGGCGGCCTCCTTGTTTCCCCGCCGCAGTACTTCGCCGATAGCGAG GACGCAAGTTCGGAGGATGCTGCAGGGCCCTCCCGCAGTGCACCAGCAACAGCCACGTTTGTGGTGTCGGGTCCTGCAGCTGTTGCTGGGCCAAGTGGCCTTACAC AGCAACCGCCTACCCTCCAGCAGCCACCCTTCCAGCCGACCCCCCAGCCAACTCCACGAGAGTCGCAAGCACCCCCCCCATAGGCAGTCAAAGCAGCAAGACCTTGAGGGCGCCGTCCATATGGCTACTGCCGAATATGTTCGGCAGGGCCAGTCGGCGGAAGCCAGGGCACAGGAGGAGGCTCGCTTCCGCCGACAAATGCTGGAGCAAAACCAGCGG CACCACGAGGCCCATATGGACATCCTGCGGCAGCAGCATTCAGTCCATATGGAGGTCCTGCGGCAGCAACATGCTGTCCACATGGAGGGACTTCAACAGCTGAGGGAGGTGGTTGGCAGCATGCGCGacgtgcagcagcagcggctggcAGTGGAACGACGCGCACAGGAGACACACCAGCGTATCCTGCAGCTGCTGCTAGCTGCACTGGCCCATGGTGGCAGCCAAGTCCCTCCCCCCTCGCAGGACCCACATATGTAA
- the LOC139047805 gene encoding putative nuclease HARBI1 has translation MPDDHFRRHFRLSKGTVRLLCEELAGELEAERATGLSVERTVLCALRFFATGSFQASVGSEETIRVSQSTVSKCVRRVAEAVVKAGARNKWVHFPKAAEEKAAVKEGFLRRGAIPGVIGCVDGSLVAIVAPKGERKAAFMCRKGYYALNCMFICDADMKILAVDPLRPGSDHDAFVWRTTWLRRRFQAGRILNPGEYLLGDSGYPLEPWLLTPVPGHPPAQTAEGQYNTAHGAMRSVVERCIGLLKSRFRCLQRYRTLLYEPERAANIVAACAVLHNLRLSEGNIDSGDDDSDDDSSSSSSTELCGNDDPIPQGLPRNTGSRMNYLRGRAVRDSVIGMFGTTRAQHIQYLRSVRRQLRRQQQRQHR, from the exons ATGCCGGATGACCATTTTCGACGGCATTTTCGACTCTCGAAGGGAACGGTGCGGTTGTTGTGCGAGGAACTGGCGGGGGAACTAGAAGCGGAGCGAGCGACGGGACTGTCGGTGGAGCGGACGGTGTTGTGTGCGCTGCGCTTTTTTGCCACTGGGAGCTTCCAAGCGTCCGTTgggagcgaggagacgattcgTGTGTCGCAGTCGACAGTCAGCAAGTGCGTGCGACGGGTGGCAGAGGCTGTTGTGAAGGCCGGGGCGCGCAACAAGTGGGTGCATTTTCCTAAGGCGGCCGAGGAAAAGGCAGCCGTAAAGGAAGGCTTTCTTCGGCGCGGTGCTATCCCCGGTGTCATAGGATGCGTCGACGGCAGCCTCGTAGCTATTGTCGCACCGAAGGGTGAGCGCAAGGCTGCGTTCATGTGCCGCAAGGGATACTACGCCCTCAACTGCATGTTC atctgcgatgcggacatgAAAATCTTGGCCGTGGACCCTCTGCGACCGGGGTCGGACCACGACGCTTTTGTCTGGCGCACGACATGGTTGCGCCGGCGGTTTCAAGCGGGCCGCATCCTGAATCCCGGAGAATACCTCCTCG GTGACAGTGGCTACCCCTTGGAGCCGTGGCTCCTGACCCCAGTTCCTGGCCATCCTCCAGCGCAGACAGCCGAGGGGCAGTACAACACAGCACATGGCGCCATGCGTTCCGTAGTGGAGAGGTGCATTGGGCTCTTAAAGAGCCGTTTCCGCTGTCTTCAGCGATATCGCACCCTCCTCTACGAGCCGGAACGTGCAGCCAACATTGTCGCGGCATGTGCTGTGTTGCACAACCTTCGCCTGTCTGAGGGCAACATAGACTCGGGCGATGATGACAgcgatgacgacagcagcagcagcagtagtactGAGCTCTGCGGTAATGACGACCCCATTCCGCAAGGTCTGCCCCGAAACACAGGGTCGAGAATGAATTATTTGAGAGGCCGGGCCGTCCGTGACTCTGTGATTGGAATGTTTGGGACAACCCGTGCGCAGCACATACAGTACCTGAGAAGTGTTCGGCGGCAGCTGCGACGTCAACAGCAGCGTCAGCATCGCTAG